Part of the Vigna angularis cultivar LongXiaoDou No.4 chromosome 1, ASM1680809v1, whole genome shotgun sequence genome, AGTTTGATTGATAGGAATGATGATATCTCTTTCGGTTTTGTCAAAGATTGGGATCTTATTTTATTGTGCGGTTTGACTGTATTGAAGGCTAAGTATGATGGTATTTAAAGTGTAACATGAATTGAGTAATATGGATATGAAGGagtattccaaggaggaatatctcgtGGTTGGTCattgaatggtaaagtatgaatgtggttatgcttagctggcgtttatcctgatattcttcgattactcattctcaagtagagaagagtaactcatgtgtgagaatgacaggaggtcctagtccataaggtgaacttgggaAAGgtataacagactaacctcgggtggcagctgttgagggcatcccagctacTACACCATccgggtgcaaaaacgtcgtagctacataattcatacagttcGGATAGTCAGAGTAAAAGTGGTCGGTTATTGTCTGTATACGTTCGGTCTTTACTTGCATGGATATGTATGATGATTGTATGCTATAGTTGTGTATgaattagtttatattaatatgattaattaaattactgaAGCTTACCCTACTCTCCTGTCTTCTCTTTGTTAGTCTGTTCGGTCATACTtcttgttgcaatgatcatgtgagcagaaggggacgcGGGTTCGTTAGAAGAAGCTCTGGAAGGAGAGAATCTTGAAGCTGAAGCCTAGGACCATTCGGTCAGGAGGATTAGTATTATTCTGTATAGCCGTTCGGTTTAGGCTTATAGTTTTGGAACCGTTCGGTTTATTATCTTATTTGACATTAGACTTTGTGTTTtaatgtaaagttttaaatatttcggTATTTTACGTTATCTAGAACTcgatttgtaaatattttaattgtcatATCATATTGTTATATGTTGACTCCTTTAAATAGTTTCAAgctatatttttggaatgttacatatacaatttttatatattttttacaaatttttttatataaatttttaggttaaaatatttgttaaatatttttagaatttgtttctaaatatttataggTACGtgtcaatattaaaataatatatcagtACCCGCATAACCAATACACACATGGATATGGAAACAGGCACAAGGTTGATATTTAACGAGTAGGAAGGATTGCGGAGAGCTATTACCATTACCATCCCCGTCGTGTTGACAttcctaattataattttgtcaatgcttttaataaatatagttaggtgaactaattaatcaaaatcaatGCAAAAATGGAGTTCGGAGTACCTACTAAAAtcaatacaattatttttataagaacATCAATTTTAAACTAGATTTCAACATAATAAATCACCCTATACACAATCACATCATTCAATCTCAtcatataacaaaaatgtttaaatataaattagcTTCCCTTATTAGCTCAtactaaaaacattttttactgAGAGTTGCTCGTGGAGCTCTAAAACTTACAAGATAGTCTAGCTACCTacacaaacatcatataaaacaACTGAGCATATGACCATAATCacaattaaacaaatattcGTTTTGAATTAATTTGAAGTACATGCACAAACGTTATAAAGCATAAGTAAACTTACTCTCTTTTCAAATAGAATCAAATAGATATGTATAATTCTTATATGTGATTCCACTGGTGATTCCAGACAAATGAACGTTTGAGTCATAAACTTATaaagaacacaaaaaaaaaaaatcttaaaagtagttttagaaagatagaaaatttttataaaagaaaatttgattattataaaactatttatagttcaaccttttaataataaaataatcaaataacatattttaaaagcTATATTTACTACTTTTTTACTCCCAAAAGTccttaaattatataataattaaatatttataaatatatttattgttataataaaatgaataattaaaataattaataatgtaatataatatttttgttgatttatattttatattaaaatgattaattaattataattaaagttttcttaaaaactaattttatattttctaaaatatatactagcaatttattttatcatataaattaaatctactatcaatttttctttcacttttcatttattttctttcattttctttcatctAAACAATCTTATTCTccacttttgtttttctatttctttattttctattctcTCTAATCCAAACACATGTTAAGTCTCATGATGACATGATGTAGAGAATTAATGAACAGTCActctaagaaaaaaaaggatgacaaatattaaaataatctgtTTGGTTATACAAtgccattttttaaaattccaacaGCTAAATTGATTGAAGTTTAGTacattgtaaataatttaacaacaaataagattttattattttagaaattgttTAAAACGTTACTCTGAAATGTAATCGGAAATgagtattaaaattaattttaaccgCAAGTGGAATATCCAGTGGCACAAGTGGAGGAGAAAGAAATGGGTAGGTTCAGGTCAGAAGTTTATTTCTGAAGATTATTCTTAGACTTTTAAATCAGACTTCTTTATTTCTAGGTGTGGCTAATTATTCAAGTTTAACAGACTAAtagttgatgaaatgtttaattaGAAGAAAAGTCTTACCTACCATTTAGGAACCCAAACCCACCTACCacttatgaattattattaactttttttttttaatatttccaAAGTTGGTTTGCTAAACTTTTTTGTAGCTTTATCTTGTATAAGAAATATACAAAAGTTATAATAAAGATTTTAAATCTTCAATTTTGTTAGTTAATTTCATATACCCTAACCAAAACATTCAACATCCGTTATTCATATATACCTCCCTATTTGTAGACTATCAAGTGAAACATCAATTTCCTGGCACTTTTCTcctattaaaatgtttattaatttttcatgcTGGTTATGCCATTGTGGATTTTTATTTCTAAGAAACCAATCTCCGACCTTATacaaataaagtatttaaaccTTTAATGTCAATATTcacttgaaatatatatatatatatatatatatatatatatatatatatattattatatatatatatatattattattattatcatatctAAGCCGAACAGttgaataaaaagaaatcatgtttaaaactttaagttataaaaagttaacttattatcttttaaaacaacaacaatatttaattctcttttcttatttttttatttagcttCTCTTTAATCTTTTGAtcactttttatcttttttgaaGATTAAATATGATACAAGTACTCTTTTTGATGAGTACTATATAAATCtccaatcaatttttttatttaagttaattgtTTCCTTCCTTTAAGCTTCAATCTCATTAGTGATTAGTGAGTCCATGCGACTTTTCTTAATTGGAAAAATGTCTTTTGAAAAGATttacagataatcgattattatttgagataattaattattcaggACAGTTGCAAGAAGATTCTTGAGCGacataatttcaaatttagcCTATGTATACCTAATTTATGAGCTCTTCTAAAGTTACGAAAACTTAAAAACATTTTGAGAACTAAGTGCTTGTCTGAACTCTCTGTGTTTTAATTGAAGCTTGAAAAACTTGGTGCTAAGTGGAAGGAAGTGTTAGTTTTAGTGTGTCTAAGTGTGGTAGCACATCTTCTGAGCAAAGTTAAGCTTTGTTCATCTTTATGTGTGTCAAAAGAAGGTGTTTTTAATCTCTTGTCTGTCATCTTGTAAGTTGTTGGTTTATTTCTAGTTATTGGGTAATCCATTTTTTAGAGACATAGAATCTTTTGATCTGAACGGATACAAAAATCACTTGCGTAAGTTTTTCTATCTTATACTCTTTTATTTACTTGATCTTATTTCACTTGATTTTTCTGTTCTATgaagttaatttttaaagagttaaatatgtttttagtccctaaactatcacacgattttggtttttgtCTCTCTTTGAAAGATTTAttcattttagtcctcttagtttggaaactcttatttttagtccttaaaaagtAACGACGTTAATGTGAGGTGACAAACGACGAGCCACGTGTGATGCCACCTTCCCTGACCacttttaattgacgtggcagTAAAGGTCTGGTGGTCGGTCGGCCTGATGGGTGGTTAGCCATAAAAACCTGGTGGTCGGTAAGCCTGGTAGTCGGTCAGCTTGGTGGTCGGTCTGCCTGGTGGGTGGTCGGCCACTCGTTCTGGTGGTCGGTCGGCCTGGTGGGTGGTTGGTCGGCTGGTGGGTAGTCGGCCACCAGGCCGACCACATACCAAGCCGAGCACCAAGCCGAGCACCCACTAGGCCGACCGACTACCAGACCGAGTGGCCAACCACCCACCAGGCCGACCGACCACCAGACCGAGTGACCGACCACCCACCAGACCAACCGACCACTAGACCGAGTGGTCGGCCACCCACCAGGCCGACCGACCACCGGACCTTTActgccacgtcaattaaaagtagTCAGGGAATGTGGCATCACACGTGGCTCGTTGTTTTCCACCTCACAGAAAACTTAATgccgttcaattttaaggactaattataatagtttcaaaactaagatgactaaaaggaacaaaactttcgaatagggactaaacccaaaattgtgtgatagttaagggactaaaaacatatttaacctatttttaaaaaggaaagtcaattttaaaaagaagctagttttaacaaaaaaccaattcaccctaTCTTGGTTATTGTTCGTACGTACACCGAACATGAACATTCTACTGTGCGTTTCTAAcacaataaaatatgtataaacaTAAACATTCTTGACTcgattttgaatttatatacTGACTGAGACACTAGAAGTCATGCACCTACCATGAGAACTTGAAACAAAAATCATCATTGACCCAAATTCACATATCTCGATCCCATCATGACAGGGCAAATCACTTATAAACTCGTTAGAAAAGGGGTTTCTGTCCCAAATCCTGCTATAAGAACTCACTTCAACTCTCGTCACCTAGACTCCATCATCTATATGAGTTTGGGAGTCTAATAAAGTTTAGGATGATGTCATAAGAATATGTGTCTTTAGTCAATACATAACACTAAGataacaaaattttcatttatatttagaAGCAGCAAATCCATATAAGACATTCAATTCATTCTTCCAACATCATTTTATTTCCATAGATTAATTATTCCTCAACCATTTCTCCACAAAACCATAGATCAAATCTCAATTTTAACAAACTTATCTAATAAGTTCACTAACTTGCCCAACGAACTTTCCTAACGAACTTTCCTTAGAGGAATACTCAGTCAATGGAAAACTTTACTAATGTTATagtcttataatttttttgaaaaactttggTGTTTCATAAACTATATCTTACTACATTTATTTTTTGAGTGATTATAACAATGactatatttatatgattatttatgttgaattttcTCCAAATGGtcatatatgtttttatataaaagaaataagtagaaatactttttttttgtaacaattcatatatttattgtaaagtAAAAAGGAAATGagtaaaataaacaatattggaactatttttataatataaaagcattacattttttattttaacttataaatattaaaacacttgcgagaaacaaataaataaatattttgttaataccTTACTTTAAGTtcaatacaatttaaaattcatGAATTTTACATATTGAAATCTTAAATTCATTGGGGGAAAAGGtgaagttaaatatatatttttttatgttattggtttaaagtaaagataaatgTATTAACTTTTGTAGggtaaatgttttttttaatatttttaaaatctgtgTTTTTctcataaactaaattatatgtttattttggttttatacTTTGTGAAAATATCGTGAGACATTCTTCTGATAAATTGTatagcatatataataaatggaGTTTACAATTAATGTAGAGTTTAGTTTAGATacacttttaaatataaattagaacaattattttaaatgtaaaggTAGTATTTTTGAAAGTTAGTTTAAACACACATTGAGCtaaataaatgatataaatgatttttcataaaatattgtACAAAAGTTATAACACATATAAAAGTATTCCAAGGTTTGTCATGAAGAAAGAGgtatggagaaaaaaaaaacatatataaattattctagtctactaaattatattattctaGTTCAACTCGAGTTAAATAGAGTGCGTTTTCTCactataattaattcaaatatattgaTATCTTTTACACCCAAGTATTGCTTATATATGTCTCAAAATTTTATTCATGGCAGCTATAAATAGTTTCTAAAACCAAACAAACTATTGGAAAAAACAATGCTTTTGAAACTCTtcaatgagtttttttttgttcttcataACATGAATGCCGAATCTTATTTAAGAGAATGCACTGAATCGATACGAGGATTCATCCACCTCGTATCTACGATGCGAAGCCATCACAGACTACTAGGATCCTACTTAAATTCCcttaacaaaatcaaaatgagcAAAACTTTGAATCTGTTCACTCTGTCACCTCATTTTCTTCAACCACAAGATTCTCCAAACCTTAAGCAACGGAAAATTGGTCGTGAATTGGCCAATTTGTTGCAGTTTCCGCGGCCAAATGTTCCTACTTCTAATTACTTTAAGAAAATCCATGCCCACATTTTGGTTTTGGGTTTTCACCAACATGATGTCTTCCTTGTCAATACTCTCTTGCATTCATATTCAAAACTGAACCTTCTAAGTGATGCACAGAAGCTGTTCGATACTATGTCTCATAGGAATCTGGTTACTTGGTCCTCCATGGTTTCTATGTACACTCAACATGGTTACAGCGTAGAAGCATTGGTTTTGTTCTGCCGGTTCAGGAGAAGTTGCACTGAGGATCCAAATGAGTACATTTTAGCCAGTGTTATCAAAGCTTGTACACAATTGGGTAGTCTCGGTCAGGCTCTTCTGGTGCATGGTTTAATTGTTAAGGGTGGGTTTGTTCAGGATGTTTATGTGGGCACatctttgattgatttttatgCCAAGCATGGTTATGTTGATGAAGCAAGGTTGATTTTTGATGGCCTAAGAGTTAAAACCACTGTCACATGGACTGCAATTATAGCAGGGTATGCAAAAtttggaagaagtgaagtatCCTTGAAGCTATTCCACCAAATGAGAGAGGGTGATGTTTATCCAGACAGATATGTGATTTCTAGCGTTTTAAGTGCTTGTTCGATGCTCGAGTTTCTTGAAGGCGGGAGGCAAATTCATGGCTATGTCTTAAGGAGGGGCTTTGACATTGATGTTTCAGTGGTCAATGGAATTAtagatttttatttgaaatgtcACAAAGTGAAGACAGGTCGGAAGTTATTCGATCAACTGGTGGATAAAGATGTTGTTTCGTGGACCACGATGATTGCCGGATGTATGCAAAATTCATTCCATGGGTATGCCATGGACCTGTTCGGTGAAATGGTTAGAAAGGGATTGAAGCCTGATGCATTTGGTTGCACTAGTGTTCTCAATTCATGTGGTACACTCCAGGCCGAACAAAAGGGAAGACAAGTGCATGCTTATGCTATCAAGGTCAATGTTGATAATGATGATTTTGTGAAAAATGGTTTGATTGACATGTATGCCAAATGTGATTCCTTGACTAATGCTAGAAAAGTCTTCGACCTTGTGGCTGCTATAAATGTAGTATCCTACAATGCAATGATAGAAGGATACTCGAGACACAGCATGCTAGTTGAAGCATTGGATCTTTTTCACGAAATGAGGCTAAGTTTATCACCACCAACTCTCTTAACGTTCGTTAGCCTTCTTGGGCTATCTGCATCGTTATTTCTCCTGAAACTCAGCTGCCAAATCCATGGCCTGATTATTAAATATGGGTCTTCTTTGGACAACTTTGCTGGAAGTGCTTTAATAGATGTTTATTCAAAATGCTCGTGTGTTGGGGAGGCACGACTAGTTTTCGAGGAGGTATATGACAAAGACATTGTAGTATGGAATGCAATGTTTTCTGGATACAGCCAACAATCGGAAAATGAAGAGTCTCTCAAACTTTACAAAGATCTACAGATTTCCAGGCTAAAACCCAACGAATTCACTTTTGCTGCCGTAATCACAGCAGGAAGTAACTTAGCGAGTCTTCGACACGGCCAGCAGTTTCACAACCAAGTGATAAAAATGGGTCTTGATGATGACTCCTTTGTCATAAATTCCCTGGTGGATATGTATGCCAAGTGTGGAAGCATTGAAGAGGCTCACAAAACATTCAGTTCTACAAATCAAAGAGACATTGCCTGTTGGAATTCCATGATTTCAACATATGCCCAGCATGGAGAGGCAACAAAAGCTCTTGAGGTGTTCGAACACATGATTATGGACGGAGCAAAGCCAAATTATGTCACATATGTAGGTGTACTATCAGCATGTAGCCATGCTGGACTTCTAGACCTTGGATTTCACCACTTTGAATCAATGTCCCAGTTTGGAGTTGAACCAGGGATTGATCATTATGCTTGCATGGTTTCTCTCTTGGGCCGGGCTGGTAAAATATATGAAGCCAAGGAATTTATTGAGAAAATGCCCATCAAACCAGCAGCAGTAGTGTGGAGGAGCTTGCTCAGTGCATGTAGAGTTTCAGGTCATGTAGAACTGGGAAAATATGCAGCTGAGATGGCAATTTCGTGTGATCCATTAGATAGTGGATCATATATAttactttcaaatatttttgcATCAAAAGGTATGTGGACAAAGGTAAGAAGGGTGAGGGAGAAAATGGACATGAGCAAGGTAGTGAAAGAACCAGGTTGGAGTTGGATTGAAGTGAATAATGAAGTTCACAGATTCATTGCTAGAGACACGGCCCATCGTGACTCTACACTTATATCTTTAGTTTTAGACAATTTGATTCTTCAAATCAAAGGGTTTGGTTATGTGCCTAACACTGCCACATTTTTTCTTGATGATTGAGATTAATCAAGCTGATAAATTTACAACTAAGCCAAGCCCTTTGAGTTGTTCATCAACCGAAAGTGTGAACATTGCTTGCAACTTCGTTAGCCAAGCTATTTTCACCCTGAAGACATTTTTTTACCGAGGTTAATTTTGTGATCCATGTAAATTGGAAGATAAGGGGTTGGTTAATTGTGAGagattttaataaactaaaatatcatCAATTAGGAATGTCTCCTGTTCTTTTAtctctataaaaaataataatacaaaagtggaagaataaaaggataaaaagaggGAAGATAGAATTAGCAAGTGCAgaagaaataataagaaagaaagaaagatgatGGAGAGAGATATAAGAGTCTCAAAGTGAATCAATCTAATAcgaattaagttaaaaataaatcaactcAATGGTaagttataaattttacaacctgactttgtaaaatattatgaatgaatattaaaatatttaaacagtAAAGGATGAGTTTATTACATACTATGCTACGTAtaagaaaaaagtaatattaaaataataatataacagtaatataaattttatatataatgataagaaaaaaagtgaaacaaGATAACTTTATTAATTAGATTCATCAATCTTTCTTTCTcgttcttttccattttcattttcttatttgatAGAAATGTGggaatgttaataataataataatagttttaatagtactaataataataaagatacaAACAATAgtacaaataataaagatatataataataataatatttaaaaagtaatatacaataattttattagtaataataaacataatattaatattaatattatgtaagaataaaatgttaacaacaacaataatatataataaaaaaacaataataagatataatattaatcacaataataataaaaatacatataatagtactaatattaataatgtataataattgtaatagtaataataataaaaataagaatattaatagtaataaacataattaatattaataatatataataataataattttattcatagtaataataatatgtaataatgataatatataatatcattaatagtaatactaataattattattattacaataataataacactagtgataataataataatattattattattattctgaGTGAAacttttgtaaattaaaaaataataaaaatatttttgagtgacatttttatatattaaaaaaatgataggACTATTGtgataaattatatgaaatgacgaaaaataaaaaggaaattgaTTAGGGGTGAAAGTTATAAGTAGGATGTAACATTTTAGATTAGATATAGACATAGCTATTTGATATCTTGTGCAGCACGAgccaaaattagggtttgtgtTGGTGGAGGTAACAGCAATGGCGCTGAAGCAGAGAACGAGACAGGTTAGCAGAAACCCCGAATTGATAAGGGGCATTGGGAAGTACTCGAGATCGCAGATGTACCATAAGA contains:
- the LOC108337619 gene encoding pentatricopeptide repeat-containing protein At4g39530 codes for the protein MLLKLFNEFFFVLHNMNAESYLRECTESIRGFIHLVSTMRSHHRLLGSYLNSLNKIKMSKTLNLFTLSPHFLQPQDSPNLKQRKIGRELANLLQFPRPNVPTSNYFKKIHAHILVLGFHQHDVFLVNTLLHSYSKLNLLSDAQKLFDTMSHRNLVTWSSMVSMYTQHGYSVEALVLFCRFRRSCTEDPNEYILASVIKACTQLGSLGQALLVHGLIVKGGFVQDVYVGTSLIDFYAKHGYVDEARLIFDGLRVKTTVTWTAIIAGYAKFGRSEVSLKLFHQMREGDVYPDRYVISSVLSACSMLEFLEGGRQIHGYVLRRGFDIDVSVVNGIIDFYLKCHKVKTGRKLFDQLVDKDVVSWTTMIAGCMQNSFHGYAMDLFGEMVRKGLKPDAFGCTSVLNSCGTLQAEQKGRQVHAYAIKVNVDNDDFVKNGLIDMYAKCDSLTNARKVFDLVAAINVVSYNAMIEGYSRHSMLVEALDLFHEMRLSLSPPTLLTFVSLLGLSASLFLLKLSCQIHGLIIKYGSSLDNFAGSALIDVYSKCSCVGEARLVFEEVYDKDIVVWNAMFSGYSQQSENEESLKLYKDLQISRLKPNEFTFAAVITAGSNLASLRHGQQFHNQVIKMGLDDDSFVINSLVDMYAKCGSIEEAHKTFSSTNQRDIACWNSMISTYAQHGEATKALEVFEHMIMDGAKPNYVTYVGVLSACSHAGLLDLGFHHFESMSQFGVEPGIDHYACMVSLLGRAGKIYEAKEFIEKMPIKPAAVVWRSLLSACRVSGHVELGKYAAEMAISCDPLDSGSYILLSNIFASKGMWTKVRRVREKMDMSKVVKEPGWSWIEVNNEVHRFIARDTAHRDSTLISLVLDNLILQIKGFGYVPNTATFFLDD